One genomic segment of Mesoterricola silvestris includes these proteins:
- a CDS encoding cation diffusion facilitator family transporter translates to MEEEVHSQRSRIRVSALSITAGLCILALKYYAFQISHSAALKSDAIENVVNVVAAVFALGAIIFAGKPADREHPYGHGKIEHFSAAFEGGMISLAAVLIGYEAVHSLVDRPPLEHLGRGMAVNFTAGVLNGALGLYLIHCGKKQKSLALEADGHHVLSDFYTTVGMGLGLILLTLTGWQWLDAIIALGVGALLAWTGFKLVRSSSAALLDTEDPDLLDKIVAAINRIRPKDILAIHELRTLRSGRHIHVDIHMVVPEFYGIAQSHDLADAFAKSVVREAGIDGEFHTHVDPCQRCHCEHCAVEPCPIRTQAQERTLPITIEEAVAAGPV, encoded by the coding sequence ATGGAAGAGGAAGTTCATTCCCAACGATCCCGGATCCGCGTTTCGGCGCTTTCCATCACCGCGGGCCTCTGCATCCTCGCCCTGAAGTACTACGCCTTCCAGATCTCCCATTCCGCGGCCCTGAAATCCGACGCCATCGAGAACGTGGTCAACGTAGTGGCGGCGGTGTTCGCCCTGGGGGCCATCATCTTCGCGGGCAAGCCGGCGGACAGGGAACACCCCTACGGCCACGGCAAGATCGAGCATTTCTCCGCGGCCTTCGAGGGGGGCATGATCAGCCTCGCGGCGGTGCTCATCGGCTACGAGGCGGTGCATTCCCTCGTGGACCGCCCCCCCCTGGAGCACCTCGGCCGGGGCATGGCCGTCAACTTCACCGCCGGCGTCCTCAACGGCGCGCTGGGCCTCTATCTCATCCACTGCGGGAAGAAGCAGAAGTCCCTGGCCCTGGAGGCCGACGGCCACCACGTGCTTTCGGATTTCTACACCACGGTGGGCATGGGTCTGGGTCTCATCCTCCTCACCCTCACCGGCTGGCAGTGGCTGGACGCGATCATCGCCCTGGGCGTGGGCGCGCTCCTGGCCTGGACCGGTTTCAAGCTGGTGCGCTCCTCCAGCGCCGCCCTGCTGGACACCGAGGACCCGGACCTCCTGGACAAGATCGTGGCGGCCATCAACCGCATCCGCCCCAAGGACATCCTGGCCATCCACGAACTGCGCACCCTGCGCTCCGGGCGCCACATCCACGTGGACATCCACATGGTGGTTCCCGAGTTCTACGGCATCGCCCAGAGCCACGACCTGGCCGACGCCTTCGCCAAGTCCGTGGTGAGGGAGGCCGGCATCGACGGGGAGTTCCACACCCACGTGGATCCCTGCCAGCGGTGCCACTGCGAGCATTGCGCGGTGGAGCCCTGCCCCATCCGCACCCAGGCCCAGGAGCGCACCCTGCCCATCACCATCGAAGAAGCCGTGGCGGCTGGCCCCGTCTAG